Proteins encoded by one window of Serratia nevei:
- a CDS encoding GDSL-type esterase/lipase family protein: protein MADLQEEAKWEESIYQIKRGDDVSGGRNGVANIQARQLANRTASLKNDVDKLNTSVMSDAKIYDSVDEAQAAINAGTETRRLFSVNSPITNYWVEQYENVNGIATPTGKKIVTAAFVEAVELLASTTDKRTRGLLTMPRTRKPVDFVSRQGASMFSINENSEKEMPGKTFSDYMNILRELIIGPSALRRARPGYLFNLVTGGKRLLAVRDDGAGTLEYRGIPLETHIGLLQNTLGGFGDSISDNGRNPADAGKPRGWTYNARSWQMWASLFSNGRIKYVGQWATGGYTTADMIRDHLKPAIAKKPRFITFLGGRNDVIQKNSDGSFKFSIAVITSNVKYILTEFRKNGIIPVVCSMAAQNNSDPALKSRENAINAFLRAYASQQGYPFVDMRAATVDPATDGWKEGYNGVLENGQPDPSHPVALGAYHMGKALASALEPYTMPIYPQLAIANPATQDGPNAIVNPLFLDNAAGAPVGWVVMTGSIAISTDPAVIGNVLTVIGTGTTIARVSQTVTVSPGEVRTFSFRMKTDVTDKNSTACYLEANDANKTNLAGIRTWNHSTDGFMTFSYDVIVPADVTEINVIIAANAATISVGQMGLLKREAV from the coding sequence ATGGCTGACTTACAAGAGGAAGCGAAGTGGGAAGAATCGATCTACCAAATCAAGCGCGGTGATGACGTCTCCGGCGGGCGAAATGGTGTGGCGAATATCCAGGCTCGGCAGTTAGCAAACCGCACTGCATCACTCAAAAACGACGTGGATAAACTCAACACGTCCGTGATGAGCGATGCCAAGATTTACGACAGTGTCGACGAGGCGCAGGCGGCGATCAACGCCGGCACCGAAACCCGTCGGCTGTTCTCTGTTAACTCCCCCATTACCAATTATTGGGTTGAGCAATACGAGAATGTGAACGGCATCGCCACCCCGACCGGCAAGAAAATTGTCACTGCGGCATTCGTTGAAGCGGTCGAGCTGCTGGCGTCAACAACCGACAAGCGCACGCGGGGCTTGCTGACCATGCCGCGCACAAGAAAGCCGGTCGATTTTGTCAGTCGCCAAGGGGCGAGCATGTTCTCGATAAATGAGAACAGTGAAAAAGAGATGCCCGGTAAAACCTTCTCCGACTACATGAATATCTTACGCGAGCTGATTATCGGGCCGTCGGCATTGCGCCGCGCCCGTCCTGGGTATCTGTTTAATCTGGTCACGGGCGGCAAGCGCCTGCTGGCCGTGCGTGATGATGGCGCCGGCACACTTGAATATCGCGGCATACCGTTAGAAACGCATATTGGGCTGTTGCAGAACACCCTGGGCGGGTTCGGGGATTCGATATCCGACAACGGCCGCAATCCCGCCGACGCGGGCAAGCCCCGCGGCTGGACGTATAACGCGCGCTCCTGGCAGATGTGGGCGTCACTGTTCAGTAATGGCAGGATAAAATACGTCGGCCAGTGGGCGACCGGCGGTTATACCACTGCGGACATGATCCGCGATCACCTCAAACCCGCCATTGCAAAGAAGCCGCGCTTTATTACGTTTCTCGGCGGTCGTAATGATGTGATCCAGAAAAACAGCGACGGCAGTTTTAAATTCTCGATTGCTGTAATCACCAGTAATGTCAAATACATCCTGACCGAATTCAGGAAGAACGGGATTATTCCGGTCGTATGCAGCATGGCGGCACAAAATAATAGCGACCCGGCGCTTAAAAGCCGCGAGAACGCCATCAATGCGTTTTTGCGGGCTTATGCCAGCCAGCAGGGCTACCCGTTCGTAGATATGCGAGCCGCCACCGTTGACCCGGCAACTGACGGCTGGAAAGAAGGCTATAACGGCGTGCTGGAGAACGGCCAGCCGGATCCCTCTCACCCGGTCGCGCTGGGCGCTTATCACATGGGTAAAGCGCTGGCGTCGGCGCTGGAACCCTACACCATGCCGATCTACCCACAGCTGGCGATTGCCAATCCCGCGACCCAGGACGGGCCAAACGCCATCGTTAACCCCCTGTTTCTGGATAACGCCGCCGGCGCGCCGGTCGGCTGGGTGGTGATGACCGGCAGTATCGCTATTTCGACAGATCCCGCCGTTATCGGCAATGTGCTTACCGTCATCGGAACAGGGACGACCATCGCGCGCGTCTCGCAGACGGTAACGGTATCACCGGGCGAGGTGCGCACATTCAGCTTCAGGATGAAGACCGACGTTACGGATAAAAATTCAACGGCCTGTTATCTCGAAGCCAATGACGCCAATAAAACAAATCTGGCCGGGATCAGGACGTGGAATCACTCAACGGACGGATTCATGACATTTAGCTATGACGTCATCGTCCCCGCAGATGTCACGGAAATAAACGTCATTATCGCGGCCAATGCGGCAACGATCAGCGTCGGACAGATGGGCTTATTAAAACGGGAGGCAGTATGA
- a CDS encoding phage tail protein I: MNNTLLPPSAGAWMRHTETVTARLSAITVALRTLWTPTACPVELLPYLAWALSVDRWDKNWPAEKKIAAIQQSYWQHRRKGTRAAVRRVIESMGFSATFAEWFDTGDRPGTFRLEVDVNEVGLTEKTLAELNRLVADAKPVSRHLAQMNIATKVSGFIYSAVTVHDGDIVTVYPADYEPDDSVKYNGIPRFGSGYHYSGESNG; the protein is encoded by the coding sequence ATGAATAACACCCTGCTCCCCCCGTCCGCCGGCGCCTGGATGCGCCACACCGAAACGGTCACTGCACGGTTGTCGGCGATCACCGTCGCGCTGCGCACGCTGTGGACGCCGACTGCCTGCCCGGTTGAGTTGTTGCCATATCTCGCCTGGGCGCTATCGGTCGACCGCTGGGACAAGAACTGGCCGGCAGAGAAAAAGATAGCGGCGATCCAGCAATCCTACTGGCAGCACCGCCGCAAGGGCACCCGCGCCGCGGTGCGGCGGGTGATTGAGAGCATGGGGTTTTCGGCCACCTTTGCCGAATGGTTCGACACCGGCGATCGGCCGGGCACCTTTCGGCTTGAGGTCGACGTCAACGAAGTCGGACTAACTGAAAAAACGCTGGCCGAATTAAATCGCCTGGTGGCGGATGCCAAGCCGGTCAGCCGACACCTTGCGCAAATGAACATCGCGACAAAGGTTAGCGGTTTTATCTATTCCGCCGTCACGGTACATGACGGCGATATCGTCACTGTTTACCCGGCCGACTACGAGCCGGACGACAGCGTTAAATACAACGGCATTCCGCGTTTCGGCAGCGGATACCATTACTCCGGGGAATCAAATGGCTGA
- a CDS encoding baseplate J/gp47 family protein → MPTIDLSQLPSPQIIEPLDFETILVDVKAVMIAAFPADQQASVAAALSLESEPLNVIAQAMAYRELLLRRRINEGAAACMLSHAEGTDLDNLAANLDTERLTITPETDTSDAVMESDEALRLRAQSAFEGMSVAGPSAAYEYFARSASGKVADARATSPAPAEVVIAILSTDGDGTASPELLAAVTAAVNDEEVRPLGDRVTVRSADIVDYSIDAELFLYPGPESEPIINAAMASLRGFLADNDKKIGRDVARSAISASLHVQGVQRVVLRSPATDLQISDTQAARNIGYAVENGGTDE, encoded by the coding sequence ATGCCAACGATTGACCTGTCGCAGTTGCCATCGCCGCAGATCATCGAGCCGCTCGACTTCGAGACGATCCTCGTTGACGTCAAGGCGGTGATGATTGCCGCATTTCCTGCTGACCAGCAGGCATCGGTTGCCGCCGCCCTGTCGCTGGAGTCCGAGCCGCTCAACGTGATCGCCCAGGCGATGGCCTACCGCGAATTGCTGTTGCGCAGGCGAATCAACGAGGGGGCTGCCGCCTGCATGCTGAGCCACGCCGAAGGCACCGACCTGGACAACTTGGCCGCCAACCTCGACACCGAACGCCTGACGATCACCCCGGAGACGGACACGTCCGACGCAGTAATGGAGAGTGACGAAGCCCTGCGCCTGCGCGCGCAATCCGCGTTCGAGGGCATGAGCGTGGCCGGCCCGTCGGCGGCGTATGAATATTTTGCCCGCAGCGCCAGCGGCAAGGTTGCCGACGCAAGGGCAACCAGCCCGGCGCCGGCGGAGGTGGTGATCGCCATTCTGTCGACCGATGGTGACGGCACCGCCTCGCCCGAACTGCTGGCCGCCGTGACGGCCGCGGTTAACGATGAAGAAGTCAGACCGCTGGGCGACCGCGTGACAGTTCGCAGCGCGGATATCGTCGACTATTCGATTGATGCCGAGCTGTTCCTGTATCCGGGGCCGGAGTCGGAGCCCATCATCAACGCCGCCATGGCGTCGCTGCGTGGCTTTTTGGCCGACAACGACAAGAAGATCGGGCGTGACGTTGCCAGGTCGGCGATCTCCGCCTCACTGCATGTGCAGGGGGTGCAACGTGTGGTGCTGCGTTCGCCGGCAACTGACCTGCAGATCTCCGACACGCAAGCCGCACGCAACATTGGCTATGCAGTAGAGAACGGCGGGACGGATGAATAA
- a CDS encoding GPW/gp25 family protein produces the protein MSEKYRGMNNSGTGTLTDADHVWQSANDILLTPIGSRIMRRNYGSLVPDLLDSPQNDVTRLQLMSATVIALAAWEPRLALDTINISYSPTGAVTAEMSGMLTESMEKSTGTIELRSHNDAND, from the coding sequence ATGAGCGAGAAGTACCGCGGCATGAATAACAGCGGCACCGGCACGCTGACCGATGCGGATCACGTCTGGCAGTCAGCCAATGACATTCTGCTGACGCCCATCGGTTCGCGCATCATGCGCCGTAATTACGGCTCGCTTGTGCCCGATTTGCTCGACAGCCCGCAGAACGACGTCACCCGCCTGCAGCTCATGAGCGCGACCGTGATCGCGCTGGCGGCATGGGAGCCGCGTCTTGCGCTGGACACCATCAACATCAGCTATTCACCCACCGGCGCCGTCACGGCCGAGATGTCCGGCATGCTGACGGAAAGCATGGAGAAAAGCACCGGGACGATTGAGTTAAGGAGCCACAACGATGCCAACGATTGA
- a CDS encoding phage baseplate assembly protein V produces MDAAELIRLLENVIRIGVVTEIDEDAWRVRVASGELDCTWLRWNAQRAGAFNIWMPPSIGEQVWLVCIGGNPDTAIIGGSLYSNDHPAPGGSRNEMVITAPDGAKFRYDADAGALEVSGIKTAKLTAEVKVILDSPVVECTNLLKTRQFDVSEGGEMHGDFNHTGGAFVSNGVKVDNHGHGGVQRGGDWTEGTR; encoded by the coding sequence GTGGACGCGGCCGAACTCATTCGCCTGCTGGAAAACGTGATCCGCATCGGCGTGGTCACTGAAATCGACGAAGACGCCTGGCGCGTGCGCGTTGCCAGCGGCGAGCTGGATTGCACCTGGTTGCGCTGGAATGCGCAGCGCGCCGGCGCATTCAACATCTGGATGCCGCCATCCATCGGCGAGCAGGTCTGGCTGGTGTGCATCGGCGGCAACCCGGATACGGCCATTATCGGCGGCAGCCTGTACAGCAACGATCACCCCGCCCCCGGCGGCTCGCGTAACGAGATGGTGATCACCGCCCCGGACGGCGCCAAATTCCGTTATGACGCCGACGCCGGCGCGCTGGAAGTCAGCGGCATCAAAACAGCCAAATTAACGGCCGAGGTCAAAGTGATCCTGGATTCGCCCGTCGTCGAATGCACCAACCTGCTGAAGACCCGGCAATTCGACGTCAGCGAAGGCGGCGAGATGCACGGTGATTTCAATCACACCGGCGGCGCCTTCGTGTCGAACGGCGTGAAGGTCGACAATCACGGCCACGGCGGCGTGCAGCGCGGTGGCGACTGGACGGAGGGCACCCGATGA